In one window of Temnothorax longispinosus isolate EJ_2023e chromosome 11, Tlon_JGU_v1, whole genome shotgun sequence DNA:
- the LOC139822067 gene encoding uncharacterized protein — translation MLAGTKWGSHPQLLLSLYRAVFRGAIEYGAVVFQFKGNKQLFLALQRLQWKLIRNAMGYRVSTPINVILDEAKEPPLIQRFSYLIHNYLVKSFACRFNPVIDSLENVQFGTIGNTKRSKACRAIPIFRSYLAVRNIRGTMHRSVYLPFFSYPFLSLTYQPELIPFFLPNSDSISAEEANQHFRNHFAPHIADSITFYTDGSKLDTGAAGASVYSPDLPIEICCKLPPDVSTFTAEAWAIYETMFIIHQLQIPSAIIFSDCSSVLQTITSYNITHNNYIISLIRNMYYRAVTSGSKIKVAWIPSHKGITGNERADILAKRAARKGRKTSCMVPYIDLYHRSKYILNRRYQTYLENAASTKGTFYHTHYHTNNVKPWYYRLPLNRAQIVTTSRLRSGHYNLNQSLFRKNIVDSPSCPCGDPYQDANHIIFNCILTRDQTSPLHKYLQEKFLTNPTDIFPLLKNPPPKLCRLILAFFSSSNLYI, via the coding sequence ATGTTGGCGGGAACAAAATGGGGATCTCACCCACAATTACTACTCTCATTATATCGAGCAGTTTTTAGAGGAGCAATCGAATACGGCGCCGTCGTCTTTCAGTTTAAAGGAAATAAACAACTCTTCTTGGCCCTCCAGCGCCTGCAGTGGAAGTTGATCCGCAATGCCATGGGTTACCGTGTCTCAACCCCCATCAACGTAATTTTGGACGAAGCCAAGGAACCACCCTTAATTCAACGCTTTTCTTACCTTATTCAcaattatttagtaaaaagTTTCGCTTGTAGATTTAACCCGGTCATTGACAGTCTCGAAAACGTTCAATTTGGAACGATTGGTAATACTAAACGATCGAAAGCATGCCGCGCAATCCCCATTTTTAGGTCATATCTGGCAGTCAGAAACATTCGAGGCACTATGCACCGTTCCGTATATCTTCCGTTCTTTTCATACCCTTTCCTTTCGCTTACCTACCAACCTGAATTGATACCTTTCTTCCTACCAAATAGTGATTCTATATCCGCGGAGGAAGCTAATCAGCACTTTAGAAATCATTTTGCACCTCACATTGCTGACTCAATCACATTTTATACAGATGGGTCTAAACTTGATACAGGAGCCGCGGGAGCAAGCGTTTACTCTCCGGACCTGCCTATCGAAATCTGCTGTAAGCTTCCCCCTGACGTTTCCACTTTCACAGCAGAGGCCTGGGCGATTTACGAAACCATGTTTATCATCCACCAGTTACAAATCCCTTCAGCAATCATATTCTCCGACTGCAGTAGTGTATTGCAAACGATCACATCATACAATATAACGCACAACAATTACATCATCTCACTCATTcgtaatatgtattataggGCGGTCACTAGTGGCTCAAAAATTAAGGTGGCCTGGATTCCATCGCACAAGGGAATTACGGGTAACGAGCGAGCGGATATTCTTGCTAAGAGAGCTGCCAGAAAAGGCAGAAAAACCAGCTGTATGGTTCCCTACATTGATCTCTATCATAGatccaaatatattttaaatagaagaTATCAAACCTATTTAGAAAACGCAGCATCCACCAAGGGTACTTTCTACCACACCCATTATCATACTAATAATGTCAAGCCTTGGTACTACCGTCTTCCTCTTAATAGAGCGCAAATAGTCACCACGAGCCGTCTCCGCAGCGGCCATTACAATTTGAATCAAAGCTTATTCCGGAAAAATATTGTCGATTCCCCGAGTTGCCCCTGTGGCGATCCGTATCAGGATGCAAATCacataatatttaactgtATCTTAACCCGCGATCAAACGTCGCCACTTCACAAATATCTTCAAGAGAAATTCTTAACTAATCCTACGGACATATTTCCACTTCTCAAAAATCCGCCCCCTAAGTTATGCCGCTTAATACTCGCTTTTTTCAGCTCAtccaatctttatatttaa